Proteins found in one Streptococcus anginosus subsp. whileyi MAS624 genomic segment:
- the pbp2b gene encoding penicillin-binding protein PBP2B, translating into MRENMFKKKRKFDSHSIPRRLNLLFGIVILLFMSLIVRLGYMQVVHREFYTKKLATASKTKVTTSSVRGQIYDASGKPLVENTTKQVVSFTRSNKMRAETIKEIAQKLLPLVSISNADVTERQQVDYYLADSEVYKKVVNQLPKNKKYSADGNRLTESKIYSNAVKSVDVVKLNYSNEDKKVIYLFSQMNAIANFETGNIRTDDLSPDQIATIASSSKELSGISITTSWDRKVLDTSLASIIGSVSSEKAGLPAEEVDAYLKKGYSLNDRVGTSYLEKQYESTLQGKRAIKEINLDKNGNMESVKNISNGSKGNNLKLTMDLTFQNGVEDILRRYFSAELANGHATYSEGVYAVAMNPKTGAILAMAGLKHNIDTGELTADSLGTIMNNFVPGSVVKGATLTAGWGSGAITGNQVLTDQPISFGGSSAITSWFTQYGPRQITALEALEYSSNTYMVQLALNMMGTPYSPNMTIDLKNLNSSMDKLRKTFAQYGLGASTGIDLPSESEGYTPKKYTFANYLTNAFGQFDNYTPMQLAQYAATVANGGTRIAPHLVEGIYDNNEKGGLGKLIEGKATKELNKVDISKDNMDLIRRGFYQVVHGTSGFTTGRTLFQGEAVPISAKTGTAETFVNNGKQEAINTNVVAYAPSNNPQIAVAVVFPHNTDLSSTVSHSITRDIINLYHQQHPMN; encoded by the coding sequence TTGGCGACTGCCAGCAAAACCAAAGTAACAACTAGCTCTGTTCGTGGGCAAATTTATGATGCAAGTGGAAAACCTTTGGTGGAAAATACAACCAAGCAAGTCGTTTCCTTTACGCGTAGCAATAAAATGAGAGCTGAAACGATTAAAGAAATTGCTCAAAAATTACTGCCGTTAGTTTCCATTTCCAATGCAGACGTTACTGAGCGACAACAGGTCGATTATTATTTGGCAGATAGCGAGGTTTATAAGAAGGTCGTCAATCAACTGCCTAAAAATAAAAAGTATAGTGCAGATGGAAATCGTTTGACAGAGTCGAAGATTTATAGTAATGCCGTTAAAAGTGTTGATGTGGTCAAATTAAACTACTCAAATGAAGATAAAAAAGTTATTTATTTGTTTAGTCAAATGAATGCTATTGCAAATTTTGAGACGGGAAATATCCGAACAGACGATTTGTCTCCTGACCAAATTGCGACAATTGCTTCTAGCTCAAAAGAATTGTCTGGTATCAGTATTACCACCAGCTGGGATAGAAAAGTGTTAGACACATCTTTAGCTTCTATCATTGGAAGTGTCTCAAGTGAGAAGGCAGGACTACCTGCAGAGGAAGTTGATGCTTATTTGAAAAAAGGCTATTCACTTAATGACCGTGTTGGAACAAGCTATTTAGAAAAGCAATACGAATCTACTCTTCAAGGGAAACGCGCAATCAAAGAAATCAATCTTGACAAAAATGGAAATATGGAGAGCGTGAAAAATATTTCCAATGGTAGTAAGGGAAATAATCTGAAATTAACGATGGATTTGACTTTCCAAAATGGTGTGGAAGATATTTTGAGAAGGTATTTCAGTGCAGAATTAGCAAACGGTCATGCGACATATTCTGAGGGTGTTTATGCTGTTGCTATGAATCCAAAAACGGGTGCTATTCTAGCAATGGCAGGTTTAAAACATAATATTGATACTGGAGAATTGACAGCCGATTCACTTGGTACCATTATGAATAACTTTGTGCCTGGTTCGGTTGTTAAGGGTGCGACTTTGACAGCAGGTTGGGGAAGTGGAGCTATCACAGGTAACCAAGTTCTGACAGATCAACCGATTTCTTTTGGAGGTTCCTCTGCTATCACTTCTTGGTTTACTCAGTATGGCCCTCGACAAATTACAGCTTTAGAGGCATTAGAATATTCATCCAATACTTATATGGTTCAACTAGCGTTGAATATGATGGGAACCCCTTATTCGCCTAATATGACGATTGATTTGAAAAATTTGAATTCCTCTATGGACAAATTGCGTAAAACTTTTGCGCAATATGGATTAGGAGCATCTACAGGAATTGATTTACCAAGTGAGTCCGAAGGCTATACTCCTAAAAAATATACGTTTGCAAACTATTTAACCAATGCTTTTGGCCAGTTTGATAACTATACACCGATGCAATTAGCTCAGTATGCTGCAACGGTAGCTAATGGTGGTACTCGTATCGCACCACACTTAGTGGAAGGAATTTATGACAATAATGAAAAAGGTGGTCTTGGAAAATTAATTGAAGGAAAAGCCACCAAAGAGTTAAATAAAGTGGATATTTCAAAAGACAACATGGATTTGATTCGTCGAGGTTTTTACCAAGTAGTACATGGAACAAGCGGCTTTACAACAGGGCGTACTTTATTTCAAGGTGAAGCAGTGCCAATCAGTGCGAAAACAGGGACAGCTGAAACGTTTGTCAATAATGGAAAACAGGAAGCCATCAATACAAACGTTGTTGCTTATGCACCAAGTAACAATCCGCAAATTGCAGTTGCAGTTGTTTTTCCACATAATACAGACTTATCTTCAACCGTTAGCCATAGTATAACTCGTGATATTATTAACTTGTATCATCAACAGCATCCAATGAATTAG
- the recR gene encoding recombination mediator RecR: MLYPTPIAKLIDSFSKLPGIGIKTATRLAFYTIGMSDDDVNEFAKNLLAAKRELTYCSICGNLTDDDPCTICTDETRDQSTILVVEDSRDVSAMENIQEYHGLYHVLQGLISPMNGIGPDDINLKSLITRLMNSEVTEVIVATNATADGEATSMYISRVLKPAGIKVTRLARGLAVGSDIEYADEVTLLRAIENRTEL, encoded by the coding sequence ATGCTTTATCCAACACCGATTGCAAAATTGATTGATAGCTTTTCAAAATTACCAGGAATTGGCATAAAAACAGCAACACGTTTGGCGTTTTATACCATTGGTATGAGTGATGATGATGTCAATGAATTTGCTAAAAATTTGCTTGCAGCGAAACGTGAGCTGACCTATTGTTCTATTTGTGGCAATTTAACAGATGATGACCCTTGTACTATCTGCACCGATGAGACACGGGATCAATCTACTATTTTGGTTGTAGAAGATAGCCGAGATGTTTCTGCTATGGAAAATATTCAAGAATACCATGGCTTGTACCATGTTTTGCAGGGATTGATTTCTCCTATGAATGGTATTGGACCAGACGACATCAATCTGAAAAGTCTCATTACACGGTTGATGAATAGTGAGGTAACAGAGGTAATTGTGGCAACCAATGCGACAGCGGACGGGGAAGCAACTTCCATGTATATCTCACGGGTGTTAAAACCAGCTGGTATCAAGGTAACGCGCCTGGCTCGTGGATTAGCAGTTGGTTCTGATATTGAATATGCAGACGAAGTGACGCTGCTTCGGGCTATTGAGAATCGCACAGAATTGTAA
- a CDS encoding D-alanine--D-alanine ligase: MAKQQIILLYGGRSAERKVSVLSAESVMRAIDYDKFFVKTYFITQAGDFIKTQEFSSKPADNEKLMTNDSIVESQKIKPSDIYEEGAVVFPVLHGPMGEDGSIQGFLEVLKMPYVGCNILSSSVAMDKITTKRVLASAGIPQVPYVAVIEGENIDEKIAAVEANLTYPVFTKPSNMGSSVGISKSENQDELRSALELAFKYDSRVLIEQGVNAREIEVGLLENEGVKSSLPGEVVKDVAFYDYEAKYIDNKITMDIPAKLSEDVIATMRQYAEKAFHAIGGVGLARCDFFYTDKGEIFLNELNTMPGFTQWSMYPLLWENMGISYTDLIEKLVLLAQETFTKHEEHLL; this comes from the coding sequence ATGGCAAAACAACAAATTATTCTCCTTTATGGTGGTCGCAGTGCCGAACGAAAGGTCTCTGTCTTATCAGCGGAGAGTGTCATGCGTGCGATTGACTATGATAAATTCTTTGTGAAGACTTATTTCATCACACAAGCAGGTGATTTCATCAAGACGCAAGAATTTTCAAGCAAACCTGCTGACAATGAAAAATTAATGACAAACGATAGTATTGTTGAAAGTCAAAAAATTAAACCAAGTGATATTTACGAAGAAGGGGCAGTTGTGTTCCCCGTTCTTCATGGTCCAATGGGAGAAGACGGGTCTATCCAAGGATTTCTTGAAGTGTTGAAAATGCCTTATGTGGGTTGCAATATCCTTTCTTCTAGTGTGGCTATGGACAAAATCACGACAAAACGAGTGTTAGCTTCTGCTGGCATTCCGCAAGTTCCCTATGTAGCAGTGATTGAAGGGGAAAATATAGACGAAAAGATTGCAGCAGTAGAAGCCAATCTAACTTATCCAGTTTTTACAAAACCGTCAAATATGGGCTCTAGTGTCGGCATTTCTAAGTCTGAAAATCAAGATGAATTGCGCTCTGCTCTTGAATTGGCTTTCAAATATGATAGCCGTGTCTTGATTGAGCAAGGTGTCAATGCGCGTGAAATTGAAGTTGGCTTACTTGAGAATGAAGGAGTCAAAAGCAGTTTGCCAGGTGAGGTAGTGAAAGATGTTGCTTTCTATGATTACGAAGCCAAGTACATTGACAACAAAATCACCATGGATATTCCTGCAAAACTCTCTGAAGATGTCATTGCCACTATGCGGCAATATGCAGAAAAAGCTTTCCATGCTATTGGCGGTGTTGGTTTAGCTCGCTGCGATTTCTTTTATACTGATAAGGGCGAGATTTTCCTTAATGAGTTAAACACGATGCCAGGTTTCACTCAATGGTCGATGTATCCGCTGCTTTGGGAAAATATGGGCATTTCTTATACAGATTTGATTGAGAAATTAGTTCTCTTAGCGCAAGAAACATTTACAAAACATGAAGAGCATTTGTTGTAA
- a CDS encoding UDP-N-acetylmuramoyl-tripeptide--D-alanyl-D-alanine ligase, protein MQLTFYEVASVLKAKNDVHQFPDCTFGKAEFDSRLIGEGDLFFPLKGARDGHDFIVTAFENGAAATLSEKELDDYPYILVDDVLAALQRLAQYYLEKMKVDVFAVTGSNGKTTTKDMLAHLLSTTYKTYKTQGNYNNEIGLPYTVLYMPDDTEKLVLEMGQDHMGDIHLLSTIAQPKVGIVTLIGEAHLEFFKSRHEIAKGKMQIADGMKDGTLLVVPADKIINDFLPSQQNVVRFGPDEDIFLTKLEERKDSLTFETNFLDNAIDLPVTGKYNATNAMIAAYVALKEGVTQDKIQKAFATLELTRNRTEWKKAKNGADILSDVYNANPTAMRLILETFSTIPFNEKGRKLAVLADMKELGADSKQMHGAMITSLNPEILSEIFLYGEDMAALFAYAKEIFSPGKAHYFVKNAEKDQFSDLVKAVKEALKPTDRLLIKGSNSMNLASLVEELENEG, encoded by the coding sequence ATGCAATTAACGTTCTATGAAGTAGCTTCTGTATTGAAAGCAAAAAATGATGTTCATCAATTTCCAGATTGTACATTTGGAAAGGCAGAATTTGACAGTCGATTGATTGGAGAGGGAGACTTGTTTTTTCCTCTTAAAGGAGCACGTGACGGGCACGATTTTATTGTGACGGCATTTGAAAATGGTGCTGCGGCAACCTTGTCAGAAAAAGAATTGGACGACTATCCTTATATTTTAGTTGATGATGTATTGGCAGCGTTGCAGCGTTTGGCACAGTATTATCTGGAAAAAATGAAGGTAGATGTCTTTGCAGTTACGGGTTCTAACGGTAAGACGACGACCAAAGATATGCTGGCTCACCTCTTGTCAACAACTTACAAGACTTATAAAACGCAAGGAAACTACAATAATGAAATTGGTCTTCCTTATACGGTTTTATACATGCCAGATGATACGGAAAAACTCGTTTTGGAAATGGGACAAGATCACATGGGGGATATTCACCTTCTGTCCACAATTGCGCAGCCAAAAGTAGGTATTGTGACGCTGATTGGCGAAGCGCATTTAGAATTCTTTAAAAGTCGTCATGAAATTGCAAAAGGAAAAATGCAAATTGCCGACGGCATGAAAGACGGGACTCTTTTGGTTGTTCCAGCGGACAAGATTATCAATGATTTTCTACCGAGCCAGCAAAATGTAGTCCGTTTTGGTCCAGATGAAGATATTTTCCTAACGAAATTAGAAGAACGAAAAGATAGTTTGACTTTTGAAACCAATTTCTTAGATAACGCCATTGACCTTCCAGTAACTGGGAAATACAATGCAACAAATGCCATGATTGCAGCTTATGTGGCATTGAAAGAAGGAGTAACACAAGATAAGATCCAAAAAGCATTTGCAACGCTTGAATTAACACGAAATCGCACCGAGTGGAAGAAAGCTAAAAATGGTGCGGATATCCTTTCAGATGTTTACAATGCCAATCCAACCGCTATGCGATTGATTTTAGAGACATTTTCAACGATTCCGTTTAATGAAAAAGGTCGGAAACTGGCAGTTTTAGCTGATATGAAAGAATTGGGGGCTGATTCTAAACAAATGCACGGTGCCATGATAACCAGCCTAAATCCAGAAATTCTTTCAGAAATTTTCCTTTATGGAGAGGACATGGCTGCTCTATTTGCCTATGCTAAGGAAATTTTCTCGCCTGGAAAAGCCCATTATTTTGTAAAAAATGCTGAAAAAGATCAATTTTCTGACTTAGTAAAGGCTGTTAAAGAAGCACTCAAACCAACGGATCGATTACTAATAAAAGGAAGTAACTCTATGAACTTAGCTAGTTTAGTGGAGGAATTGGAGAATGAAGGGTAA
- a CDS encoding DUF1697 domain-containing protein, whose product MKGNNKVQYLALLRGVMPTGPNRIPKMSDLVQMLEQSCLDNVSSYIQSGNVICETSLPAEELAQHMHQVILESIGANLSIIVKEKSDLERAILGNPFSEELDSSRIHLVFTNNYISTEQLAELQVMNFMDEMFAVGTACLYMYLPRDAKKKKLNNNFLEKKLGIVATTRKLSVIKELSNRMVE is encoded by the coding sequence ATGAAGGGTAACAATAAAGTACAGTATCTTGCCCTCCTTCGTGGTGTGATGCCAACAGGACCAAATCGGATCCCTAAGATGAGTGATTTGGTTCAAATGTTGGAACAATCTTGTTTAGATAATGTTTCAAGTTATATTCAATCAGGCAATGTGATTTGCGAAACAAGCCTACCAGCTGAAGAATTAGCACAACACATGCATCAGGTGATATTGGAAAGCATTGGTGCAAATTTATCCATTATCGTAAAAGAAAAGTCCGATTTAGAAAGGGCTATTTTAGGAAATCCCTTTTCTGAGGAGTTGGATTCGTCACGGATTCATCTCGTTTTTACAAACAATTACATTTCAACGGAGCAATTGGCAGAACTGCAAGTAATGAACTTTATGGACGAAATGTTTGCAGTTGGAACTGCTTGCCTTTATATGTATTTACCAAGAGATGCCAAAAAAAAGAAGTTAAATAATAATTTTCTTGAAAAGAAGTTAGGTATTGTCGCCACAACAAGAAAGCTGAGTGTTATCAAAGAATTAAGTAATAGGATGGTTGAGTAG
- a CDS encoding TIGR02206 family membrane protein: MNLQEFFTSHKTEAPQLTPFWYGMMFLGIIYVMYSAVKYHKNRRYQNFLKAVQGLQILVLYGWYVVTLSPISESLPFYHCRLAMFAVLLLPDSSTYKQYFALLGVFGPICALVYPLFDPFAFPHITLVSYLIGHYALLGNSLTYLLNHYDSELLSLRRIGEISFSMNLLLLFVNLVSGGNYGFLKVPPLVGSHGMIANYIFVSLILILAIFVVSLIFKQIRREQGETVRQEN, from the coding sequence ATGAATCTACAAGAATTTTTTACAAGTCATAAAACGGAGGCCCCTCAATTAACTCCATTTTGGTATGGAATGATGTTTTTAGGAATCATTTATGTCATGTATAGTGCTGTAAAATATCATAAAAACAGGCGCTATCAGAACTTTTTGAAAGCTGTACAAGGTTTACAAATTTTAGTGCTTTATGGCTGGTATGTTGTGACCTTGTCACCAATTTCTGAATCACTTCCTTTTTATCATTGCAGATTGGCGATGTTTGCTGTTTTGCTACTGCCTGATTCTTCAACCTATAAACAGTATTTTGCGCTTTTAGGAGTGTTTGGACCTATTTGTGCATTGGTCTATCCTTTATTTGACCCATTTGCTTTTCCTCACATCACTTTAGTCTCCTATTTGATTGGTCACTATGCTCTTTTGGGAAATTCTCTCACCTATTTGCTGAATCATTATGATAGCGAGTTATTGAGTTTACGGCGAATTGGAGAGATTAGCTTTAGTATGAATCTTTTATTACTATTTGTAAATCTGGTGAGTGGTGGAAATTATGGATTTTTGAAAGTACCACCTTTAGTTGGAAGTCATGGAATGATTGCTAACTATATTTTTGTTTCATTGATCTTGATTTTAGCAATTTTCGTGGTTTCTCTGATTTTTAAACAAATTAGACGAGAACAAGGAGAAACAGTAAGACAGGAAAATTAA
- a CDS encoding TIGR02206 family membrane protein: MLNNFLTTQKTTAPPPISAMGYVTMIGILLFLIYTSVRCAQTPLYQKTFKYLQAFQLVILYSWYFGFHISFANNLPFYHCRLAMFAMLLLPDKCRSKQYFALLGVSGAIFAIGYPVFDPYDFPHLTSFSFLLGHYCLLVNSLVYLINHYDKQLLKKYEIVGYTFALDLFLVGVNAVTGGNYGLMTHPPLIKGDRIWVNYVLVSLVLATALLLFDEYFKRRWKKQSKLV, encoded by the coding sequence ATGCTGAATAATTTTTTAACGACTCAAAAGACAACAGCACCGCCTCCCATTTCTGCTATGGGCTATGTGACGATGATAGGAATTCTCTTGTTCCTCATTTACACTTCAGTTCGTTGTGCGCAAACCCCACTGTATCAAAAAACTTTTAAATATTTACAAGCTTTTCAATTAGTTATACTTTATTCTTGGTATTTTGGTTTCCATATTTCATTTGCAAATAATCTGCCTTTTTATCATTGCCGCTTAGCCATGTTTGCCATGTTGCTGCTGCCAGATAAATGTCGAAGCAAGCAGTATTTTGCTCTTTTAGGTGTCAGCGGGGCGATTTTTGCAATTGGTTACCCAGTTTTTGACCCTTATGATTTTCCGCATCTCACCAGCTTTTCATTTCTTCTGGGGCATTACTGCCTGCTGGTTAATTCGCTGGTTTATCTTATCAACCACTATGACAAGCAGCTGTTGAAGAAGTATGAGATTGTGGGCTACACATTTGCTTTGGATTTGTTTTTAGTTGGTGTCAATGCCGTAACTGGTGGAAATTATGGATTGATGACTCATCCCCCGCTTATAAAGGGAGACCGGATCTGGGTGAATTACGTACTTGTCTCACTGGTTCTGGCCACCGCTTTACTCCTTTTTGATGAATATTTTAAAAGGCGATGGAAAAAGCAATCAAAATTAGTTTAA
- a CDS encoding helix-turn-helix transcriptional regulator, whose protein sequence is MEIGKKLKEAHQMSGLTQENVAEKLNVSRQTVSNLETEKFYPDILYVLQLSDLYQVSLDELLKGDEHMIQHLENSTNTVKSNRKILLAFICNICLLFLFFIFIIPISKSYLLTLLAVALVVGTTGYILVQIIRKI, encoded by the coding sequence ATGGAAATTGGGAAAAAATTAAAAGAAGCACATCAGATGAGTGGCTTGACACAGGAAAATGTCGCAGAAAAATTAAATGTATCTAGACAGACTGTTTCAAATTTGGAAACAGAAAAATTTTATCCGGATATTTTGTATGTTTTGCAGTTAAGTGATTTGTATCAGGTTAGTTTGGATGAATTGTTGAAAGGAGATGAGCATATGATTCAGCACTTAGAAAATTCTACTAACACTGTCAAGAGCAATCGAAAGATTTTACTAGCCTTTATATGTAATATTTGTTTATTATTCCTTTTCTTTATTTTTATCATTCCAATCTCCAAGAGTTATCTGCTGACCCTGTTGGCAGTAGCTCTGGTGGTTGGCACCACAGGTTATATATTAGTACAAATTATTCGTAAAATATAG